The following proteins are co-located in the Siansivirga zeaxanthinifaciens CC-SAMT-1 genome:
- the dapF gene encoding diaminopimelate epimerase, protein MQQTFYKYQGTGNDFVMIDNRQQTFNKKDTKHIAFLCDRRFGIGADGLILLENHPEYDFKMVYYNADGNESTMCGNGGRCLVAFAKDLDVISNKAVFEAIDGLHHATINKGIVELQMQNVQRVEKFDSHVFLNTGSPHHVQFETEIEDFDIKTKGAKIRYGAPYNEAGSNVNFVKKITNDVFRVRTYERGVEDETLSCGTGVTAVAIAMHALGETDKNRIKLQVEGGELQVAFDADNDGYKNIWLVGPATFVFKGSI, encoded by the coding sequence ATGCAACAAACTTTTTATAAATATCAAGGAACAGGAAATGATTTTGTGATGATTGATAATCGTCAACAAACATTCAACAAAAAAGATACCAAACACATCGCTTTTTTATGTGACCGACGTTTTGGCATAGGTGCAGACGGACTCATTTTACTAGAAAATCATCCCGAATACGATTTCAAAATGGTTTATTACAATGCCGATGGAAATGAAAGTACCATGTGTGGAAATGGCGGTCGTTGTCTGGTAGCTTTTGCAAAAGATTTAGACGTTATTTCAAATAAAGCTGTTTTTGAAGCCATAGATGGTTTGCATCATGCGACAATTAATAAGGGTATTGTCGAGTTGCAAATGCAAAATGTACAAAGGGTTGAGAAATTTGATAGCCATGTTTTTTTAAACACAGGTTCTCCACATCATGTTCAATTTGAAACCGAAATAGAAGACTTTGATATTAAAACCAAAGGCGCTAAAATTCGATATGGAGCTCCTTATAATGAAGCTGGTAGTAATGTGAATTTTGTAAAAAAAATTACTAATGACGTTTTTCGGGTGAGAACTTACGAACGTGGGGTAGAAGATGAAACTTTGTCATGTGGTACTGGCGTGACTGCTGTAGCCATAGCCATGCATGCTTTAGGTGAAACCGATAAAAACCGCATTAAACTTCAAGTAGAAGGCGGCGAATTACAGGTAGCTTTTGATGCAGATAATGATGGTTACAAAAATATTTGGCTTGTTGGCCCGGCAACTTTTGTATTTAAAGGAAGCATATGA
- a CDS encoding glyceraldehyde-3-phosphate dehydrogenase produces the protein MIKTKAYEKELAFQTDRRKAAVEFIKIVSDLWYDKSIELVIFRNQLIDKNVSDILNLHEYAAKFVEKPISIFDTVEIAQAIKSLNMPPAKLDIGKLTFEYHSEEEKLSDAKAFIISKLNDINKTESLVPKDVVLYGFGRIGRLVARELMSRTGKGSQLRLRAIVTRGNIDSKTLEKRAALLKNDSIHGDFSGTVSIDIDNQALIINGTTVKIISANNPEDIDYTAYNINDALVIDNTGVFRDKTALSRHLKSKGVSKVLLTAPGKEIPNIVYGVNHLDNNPDKTHIFSAASCTTNAITPILKAIEDSFGIKSGHIETIHAYTNDQNLVDNFHDKYRRGRAAGLNMVITETGAGSAVAKALPSLAGKLTSNAIRVPVPNGSLAILNLELKNKTSLSGVNTILKKYALEGNLVEQIKYEFSDELVSSDIIGSSAPAIYDSKATIVRPDGKNMVLYVWYDNEYGYSHQVIRLAKYIAKVRRYTYY, from the coding sequence ATGATAAAAACTAAAGCTTACGAAAAGGAATTAGCATTTCAAACAGACCGTAGAAAAGCTGCTGTAGAATTTATTAAAATTGTTAGTGACTTATGGTACGACAAATCAATTGAACTGGTTATTTTTAGAAATCAATTGATAGATAAAAATGTAAGTGACATTTTAAATTTACATGAGTACGCTGCAAAATTTGTAGAAAAACCAATTTCAATTTTCGATACAGTTGAAATTGCTCAAGCTATTAAATCACTTAACATGCCACCAGCAAAACTAGACATTGGAAAATTAACCTTCGAGTATCATTCTGAAGAAGAAAAACTTAGCGATGCTAAAGCGTTTATTATTTCAAAATTAAACGATATTAATAAAACCGAATCTCTAGTGCCTAAAGATGTTGTTTTATATGGCTTTGGAAGAATTGGTAGATTGGTAGCTCGCGAACTTATGTCGCGAACCGGTAAAGGCAGTCAACTACGTTTAAGAGCAATTGTAACTCGTGGTAATATAGATAGCAAAACATTAGAAAAAAGAGCTGCCTTGTTAAAAAATGATTCTATTCATGGGGACTTTTCTGGAACTGTTTCTATTGATATTGATAATCAGGCTTTAATTATTAACGGTACAACGGTTAAAATAATTTCGGCAAATAATCCAGAAGACATAGATTACACGGCATATAATATAAATGATGCTTTGGTTATAGATAATACAGGTGTTTTTAGAGACAAAACTGCTTTAAGCAGACATTTAAAATCTAAAGGGGTAAGCAAAGTTTTATTAACTGCGCCTGGGAAAGAAATTCCAAACATCGTTTATGGTGTAAATCATCTAGATAATAATCCAGATAAGACCCATATTTTTTCGGCGGCATCTTGTACTACAAATGCTATTACCCCAATTTTAAAAGCCATTGAAGATTCATTTGGAATAAAATCTGGACATATAGAAACAATTCACGCCTATACAAACGACCAAAACTTAGTTGATAATTTTCACGACAAATACCGTCGTGGTCGCGCTGCCGGGTTAAACATGGTAATAACAGAAACCGGTGCAGGAAGTGCCGTAGCAAAAGCTCTACCTAGTTTAGCAGGAAAACTAACATCTAATGCCATACGTGTACCAGTACCAAATGGTTCCTTAGCTATTTTAAATTTAGAATTAAAAAATAAAACATCGCTTTCGGGTGTTAATACCATTCTTAAAAAATACGCCCTCGAAGGCAATCTTGTAGAACAAATTAAATATGAGTTTAGCGACGAACTTGTTTCTAGCGATATCATAGGCTCATCTGCTCCAGCTATTTACGATAGCAAAGCAACTATTGTAAGACCCGATGGAAAGAACATGGTTTTATATGTTTGGTATGACAATGAATATGGTTACAGTCACCAAGTTATTAGGTTAGCAAAGTATATTGCTAAGGTAAGACGCTACACTTATTATTAA
- a CDS encoding trypsin-like peptidase domain-containing protein: MKKILSLLLVSVFGGAVTLGAYKLFLEPENKVFTTSTITTPSYLPTSNVTNLNNLADAPDFTIAAENTVNAVVHVKNVTISSGQMTLQDLFSGRSPQRAQMGTGSGVIINADGYIITNNHVINNSDKLTVTLNNNKTYDAEIIGSDPKTDIALLKIEADEDLPFVTFADSDQAKIGEWVLAVGNPFNLTSTVTAGIISAKARDLSGSSTQSFIQTDAAVNPGNSGGALVNSRGELVGINTAISSQTGSYIGYSFAVPSNIARRVIEDIMEYGNVQNGILGITGAALNSEFADQKQISETEGIYIDSVVEDSGADKAGLEKGDIIKEIDNIKISKFSDLTGHIGAKRAGDVVNITVSKNGKLKTVAVTLTRNETYTLPLVGMVKNAKREDLKKFKATNGVKIIDLNDEYKEYWTKNGVKEGSIITSINEQKINTVDDVQDALKNRSPYEPLRIELINTNGEKERYNFR; encoded by the coding sequence ATGAAGAAGATTTTATCATTATTACTTGTTTCTGTATTTGGTGGTGCTGTTACTTTAGGAGCATATAAACTATTTTTAGAACCCGAAAATAAGGTATTTACAACATCAACAATTACAACTCCAAGTTATTTACCAACAAGTAATGTTACTAATTTAAATAATTTAGCAGACGCTCCAGATTTTACTATAGCTGCCGAAAACACAGTAAATGCCGTTGTTCATGTAAAAAACGTAACCATAAGTTCTGGCCAAATGACCTTACAGGATTTATTCTCGGGCAGAAGCCCACAACGTGCCCAAATGGGAACAGGTTCTGGAGTAATAATTAATGCAGATGGTTATATAATTACAAATAATCATGTTATTAATAATTCGGATAAACTAACAGTGACATTAAACAATAATAAAACGTACGATGCCGAAATTATTGGAAGTGATCCAAAAACAGATATTGCGCTTTTAAAAATTGAAGCCGATGAAGATTTACCTTTTGTTACGTTTGCCGACTCAGATCAAGCTAAAATTGGAGAGTGGGTATTGGCCGTTGGAAATCCTTTTAATTTAACTTCTACAGTAACAGCCGGTATTATTAGTGCTAAGGCTAGGGATTTATCGGGATCTAGCACGCAATCGTTTATTCAAACCGATGCTGCTGTAAACCCAGGAAATTCTGGTGGAGCTTTAGTTAATTCCAGAGGCGAACTGGTAGGAATTAACACTGCCATTTCATCGCAAACAGGATCGTATATAGGGTATTCTTTTGCAGTGCCTAGTAACATTGCACGTCGTGTTATTGAAGATATTATGGAGTATGGTAACGTACAAAATGGTATTCTTGGTATAACGGGAGCGGCACTAAACAGTGAGTTTGCAGACCAAAAACAAATAAGCGAAACCGAGGGTATCTACATAGATAGTGTAGTTGAAGATTCGGGAGCCGATAAAGCAGGTTTAGAAAAAGGTGATATTATTAAAGAAATAGATAACATAAAAATTTCTAAATTTTCAGATTTAACAGGACACATTGGTGCAAAGCGTGCGGGCGATGTTGTTAACATTACTGTTTCTAAAAACGGAAAACTAAAAACTGTTGCTGTTACTTTAACTAGAAATGAAACGTATACACTACCACTTGTTGGTATGGTTAAAAATGCCAAAAGAGAAGATTTAAAGAAATTTAAAGCTACTAATGGTGTGAAAATTATTGATTTAAATGATGAATACAAGGAGTATTGGACTAAAAATGGCGTGAAAGAAGGTTCTATAATAACCTCAATTAACGAACAGAAAATTAATACGGTTGATGATGTACAAGATGCATTAAAAAACAGATCGCCTTACGAACCATTAAGAATAGAACTTATAAATACTAATGGAGAAAAGGAACGTTATAATTTTAGATAA
- a CDS encoding DUF2279 domain-containing protein, with protein sequence MVGFKRHISYLFVLLPLVYFSQSKTNTFLTASDSLNISRRNAVVVTEASLAAGALIGLNQLWYADYERSKFHTINDSDEWLQLDKMGHAFTAYQLGKHGAQLLNWSGVSEKDQLIYGATLGFTFLTAVEVLDGYSKAWGFSWTDILANATGAGLYVGQELLWKEQRIALKFSFHQTKYAALNPDKLGQDFLEQLLKDYNGQTYWLSFNLHAFFKDANFPKWLNLAIGYGGDGMISASNNTENEAFNSFKQQRQFYLSFDINLNSIKTNSKLLQLFFGVFDSLKIPFPTLEFNKNRCVFHPFYY encoded by the coding sequence GTGGTTGGCTTTAAAAGACATATTAGTTATTTATTTGTTTTATTGCCATTAGTTTATTTTTCTCAATCAAAAACAAATACATTTTTAACAGCAAGCGATTCTTTAAATATTTCAAGACGCAATGCTGTAGTTGTTACCGAAGCATCTTTGGCCGCCGGGGCTTTAATTGGATTAAACCAGTTGTGGTATGCAGATTACGAACGCTCGAAATTTCATACTATTAACGATTCTGATGAATGGTTACAACTAGATAAAATGGGGCATGCCTTTACAGCTTACCAACTAGGGAAACACGGTGCGCAGCTATTAAATTGGAGTGGTGTTAGTGAAAAAGATCAGTTAATTTATGGTGCTACCTTAGGATTTACTTTTTTAACTGCTGTTGAAGTTTTAGATGGTTATTCAAAAGCATGGGGTTTTTCTTGGACCGATATATTGGCTAATGCGACGGGTGCTGGATTGTACGTTGGGCAAGAGTTGCTCTGGAAAGAACAGCGTATAGCTTTAAAGTTTTCTTTTCATCAAACAAAATACGCAGCTTTAAATCCAGATAAGCTTGGACAAGATTTTTTAGAGCAGCTTTTAAAGGATTATAACGGACAAACCTATTGGTTAAGTTTTAATTTACATGCGTTCTTTAAGGATGCTAATTTTCCTAAATGGTTAAATTTGGCTATTGGGTATGGCGGTGATGGCATGATTTCAGCTTCAAATAATACAGAAAATGAAGCGTTTAATTCTTTTAAGCAACAACGTCAGTTTTATTTGAGTTTCGATATTAATTTAAATTCAATTAAAACAAATTCGAAATTACTTCAACTCTTTTTTGGTGTTTTTGATAGTTTAAAAATTCCTTTCCCCACATTAGAATTTAATAAAAATAGGTGTGTATTTCATCCGTTCTACTATTAA
- a CDS encoding low molecular weight protein-tyrosine-phosphatase: MTKILMVCLGNICRSPLAEGILRSKLPTKDYFIDSAGTGNYHTGSAPDKRSIDIAKTFGLNISNQKARQFKVSDFDNFDYIYVMDDSNYENVIALARNENDINKVQLILNEAYPNENLNVPDPYYGGTDGFKNVYLMLDEACNNIAKKLT, from the coding sequence ATGACTAAAATTCTAATGGTATGCTTGGGCAATATTTGTCGTTCGCCATTAGCAGAGGGCATTTTACGCTCTAAACTTCCAACTAAAGACTATTTTATAGACTCTGCAGGTACCGGAAACTATCATACAGGAAGTGCTCCCGATAAAAGATCGATTGACATTGCTAAAACTTTTGGTTTAAATATTTCAAACCAAAAAGCAAGACAATTTAAGGTTTCAGACTTTGATAATTTCGATTACATTTATGTAATGGACGATTCTAACTACGAAAATGTTATTGCCCTAGCAAGAAATGAAAACGATATCAACAAAGTTCAACTTATATTAAATGAAGCGTACCCCAATGAAAATCTAAATGTTCCAGACCCCTATTATGGCGGAACCGATGGTTTTAAAAATGTATATTTAATGTTGGATGAAGCATGTAATAACATTGCTAAAAAATTAACTTAA
- a CDS encoding SAM-dependent methyltransferase, translating to MNTTKGILYLIPTTLGDNDPVEVLPASVNNVINTTDTFIVENDKTARRFIKRIAPDKSQPALKMFLLNKFTDEKDLPSFLEPCLNGIDVGLLSEAGCPGVADPGADIVSLAHQKNIKVVPLVGPSSILMAMMSSGMNGQRFAFNGYLPIDKGERKTEIKRLERLSFEFNQSQIFIETPYRNNKMLEDLHNYLEQNTKICVACDITLPTEFIKTQTAAQWKKNMVDLHKRPTIFIIHKS from the coding sequence ATGAACACTACAAAAGGCATCTTATACCTTATTCCAACAACTTTAGGAGATAACGACCCGGTTGAAGTGCTACCTGCATCTGTAAATAACGTTATTAATACAACCGATACATTTATTGTTGAAAACGATAAAACGGCCCGCCGATTTATTAAACGTATTGCGCCAGATAAATCGCAACCAGCTTTAAAAATGTTTCTTTTAAACAAATTTACAGACGAAAAAGATTTGCCAAGCTTTTTAGAACCATGTCTTAACGGTATTGATGTTGGGTTGCTTTCTGAAGCTGGATGCCCTGGTGTTGCCGATCCTGGAGCCGATATAGTTAGCTTGGCTCATCAAAAAAACATAAAAGTTGTTCCTTTAGTTGGTCCTTCTTCCATTTTAATGGCCATGATGAGTTCTGGCATGAACGGACAACGATTTGCTTTTAATGGCTATTTACCTATTGATAAAGGGGAACGAAAAACAGAAATAAAACGTTTGGAGCGCTTATCGTTTGAATTCAATCAATCTCAAATTTTTATTGAAACACCCTACAGAAACAATAAAATGCTGGAAGATTTACATAATTACTTAGAGCAAAACACAAAAATTTGCGTGGCCTGCGATATCACACTTCCAACAGAATTTATTAAAACCCAAACAGCCGCTCAATGGAAAAAAAATATGGTAGACCTTCATAAAAGACCTACCATATTTATTATTCATAAAAGTTAA
- the rplS gene encoding 50S ribosomal protein L19 has product MESLIKFVQDEFVTKKDFPEFGAGDTITVYYEIREGEKVRTQFFRGVVIQRRGSGSSETFTIRKMSGTVGVERIFPINLPALQKIEVNKRGKVRRARIFYFRGLTGKKARIKERRR; this is encoded by the coding sequence ATGGAATCTTTAATAAAATTTGTACAAGACGAATTTGTAACAAAAAAAGACTTTCCAGAGTTTGGAGCTGGAGACACAATTACCGTTTATTACGAAATTAGAGAGGGCGAAAAAGTTCGTACTCAGTTTTTTAGAGGTGTTGTAATTCAAAGAAGAGGTTCAGGTTCATCTGAAACTTTTACAATTAGAAAAATGTCTGGTACTGTAGGTGTAGAACGTATCTTCCCTATCAATTTACCTGCGTTACAAAAAATTGAAGTTAATAAACGTGGTAAAGTACGTAGAGCTAGAATTTTCTACTTTAGAGGACTTACTGGTAAAAAAGCTAGAATTAAAGAGCGTAGACGTTAA
- a CDS encoding GNAT family N-acetyltransferase: MITLKGEHIYLRALEPEDLEFVYVVENDETVWEISNTQTPYSRYLIKQYLEQAHKDIYEVKQLRLVICYYDNEVLGLIDLFDFDFKNKRAGIGILVKDEKNRAKGYGKEALKLLINYSFTHLGLHQLYCNISEENQASIQLFSNQGFKNVGLKKDWNLVNGTFKNEYLFQLINN, encoded by the coding sequence ATGATAACCTTAAAAGGCGAACATATTTACTTAAGAGCTTTAGAGCCGGAAGACTTAGAGTTCGTTTATGTGGTTGAAAACGACGAAACTGTTTGGGAAATTAGCAACACACAAACACCTTATTCACGATATTTAATAAAGCAATATTTAGAGCAGGCTCATAAAGATATTTATGAGGTTAAGCAGTTACGACTCGTGATTTGTTATTATGATAATGAAGTATTAGGACTAATAGATTTATTTGATTTCGATTTTAAAAATAAACGCGCAGGAATAGGAATTTTAGTGAAAGACGAAAAAAACAGAGCTAAAGGCTATGGTAAAGAGGCGCTTAAATTGCTTATAAATTATAGTTTTACACATTTAGGATTGCATCAATTATATTGTAATATTTCAGAAGAAAATCAAGCTAGTATTCAACTGTTTTCAAATCAAGGATTTAAAAACGTTGGTCTAAAAAAAGATTGGAACCTGGTAAACGGAACTTTTAAAAACGAATATTTATTTCAGCTTATAAATAATTAA
- the trmD gene encoding tRNA (guanosine(37)-N1)-methyltransferase TrmD — protein MRIDIITVLPELLKSPFEASILKRAIEAKLVEVHFHNLRDYTSDNYKSIDDTQFGGGAGMVMMIEPIDKCISALKAERDYDEIIYMTPDGETLKQGMANQLSLKENIIILCGHYKGVDQRVRDQFITREISIGDYVLSGGELGAAVLCDAVIRLIPGVLGNETSALTDSFQDNLLAPPIYTKPREYKGWKVPELLFSGNLPKIEKWREEQAYLRTKERRPDLLAED, from the coding sequence ATGCGCATTGATATTATTACGGTTCTACCGGAATTACTTAAGAGTCCTTTTGAAGCATCTATTTTAAAACGTGCTATAGAAGCAAAGTTGGTGGAAGTTCATTTTCATAATTTAAGAGATTACACATCAGACAATTACAAATCAATAGACGACACTCAATTTGGCGGAGGTGCTGGTATGGTCATGATGATAGAGCCGATAGACAAATGTATTTCAGCATTAAAAGCAGAACGCGATTACGATGAAATTATTTATATGACACCCGATGGTGAAACCTTAAAACAAGGTATGGCCAATCAGTTATCATTAAAGGAAAATATCATCATTCTTTGCGGACATTATAAAGGTGTAGATCAACGCGTGCGCGATCAATTCATAACTAGAGAAATATCGATAGGTGATTATGTTTTATCTGGCGGAGAACTAGGCGCAGCCGTTTTGTGCGATGCCGTAATTAGATTAATTCCAGGCGTACTAGGCAATGAAACTTCTGCTTTAACCGATTCTTTTCAAGATAATTTATTAGCACCTCCCATTTACACGAAACCCAGAGAATATAAAGGATGGAAAGTTCCAGAACTTTTATTTAGTGGAAATTTACCAAAAATTGAAAAATGGCGTGAAGAACAGGCTTACTTAAGAACTAAAGAACGACGACCTGATTTATTAGCTGAAGATTAA
- a CDS encoding lysozyme family protein: protein MRKSIASYLILTLSICILLFVSVSSKETVIDLGKYSTKGIELCYTVSQDENIKDNVLASNEVNKAFSPYLGKSFVGFKEAIGFKESRGNYFIVNTFGYLGKYQFGKGTLRALGINNTDTFLKTPELQERAFIAYAQRNKWILRRDIKNFVGKRINGILITESGILAAAHLSGAGSVKKYLRSYGLDNFSDGYGTTIEHYMRKFAGYDTSFLKADRKAKAM from the coding sequence ATGAGAAAAAGTATTGCAAGTTACCTAATACTAACACTTTCAATATGTATTCTATTGTTTGTATCTGTTTCTTCAAAGGAAACAGTAATAGATTTAGGTAAGTATTCAACAAAAGGCATAGAGTTATGTTATACTGTAAGCCAGGACGAAAACATTAAAGATAATGTTTTAGCGTCGAATGAAGTGAACAAAGCGTTTTCTCCTTATTTAGGAAAATCTTTTGTAGGATTCAAAGAAGCCATTGGTTTTAAAGAATCTAGAGGAAATTATTTTATCGTGAATACCTTTGGGTATTTAGGTAAATATCAATTTGGAAAGGGCACCTTACGCGCTCTTGGAATTAACAACACAGATACGTTTTTAAAAACTCCAGAATTACAAGAACGTGCTTTTATAGCTTATGCACAACGTAATAAATGGATTTTGCGAAGAGATATTAAAAACTTCGTAGGAAAACGAATCAATGGAATTCTAATTACAGAATCCGGTATTTTAGCGGCAGCCCATTTATCTGGTGCTGGTAGCGTTAAAAAATATTTAAGAAGTTACGGCTTAGATAATTTTAGCGATGGTTACGGTACAACTATCGAACATTACATGAGAAAATTTGCTGGTTACGATACATCGTTTTTAAAAGCCGACAGGAAAGCAAAAGCTATGTAA
- the mltG gene encoding endolytic transglycosylase MltG — protein sequence MYIKKILVAIALLGLLVAAYFANFVYKAMLKPNTAFNNDTAYIYIPTNANYNVVREQLEPLVKDIDSFDDLAEQKKYTSNIKAGRYAIKKGMSNNDIINSIRSNNLPIKLSFNNQESFEKLAGRVSSQIEADSISLLKVMNDEAFLSKNKFNKATALAMYLPNSYEFFWNTPAEQFRDRMLKEYHRFWNENRISKANAIGLTPNQVATLASIVYEESKQASEQPRIAGVYMNRLRIGMPLQADPTLKFAAYQLPQYKNTVIKRVLNIHKEIDSPYNTYKHLGLPPGLIAMPDISAIDAVLNYEKHQYLYFAADAKRVGFHKFAKNLAQHNANAREYQQYLSSQGINK from the coding sequence ATGTATATAAAAAAAATACTTGTAGCGATTGCGCTATTAGGACTCTTGGTGGCCGCTTATTTTGCGAATTTTGTTTATAAAGCGATGTTAAAACCCAATACGGCTTTTAATAACGATACGGCTTATATTTACATACCAACTAATGCTAATTACAATGTAGTAAGAGAACAACTAGAACCTTTAGTTAAAGATATTGATTCTTTTGATGATTTAGCAGAACAGAAAAAATATACATCTAACATAAAAGCTGGACGTTACGCTATAAAAAAGGGTATGAGTAATAACGATATTATTAATTCTATTCGCTCTAATAACCTGCCTATTAAGTTGTCTTTTAACAATCAAGAATCTTTTGAAAAATTAGCCGGAAGAGTTAGTTCTCAAATAGAAGCCGATAGCATAAGTCTTCTTAAAGTTATGAATGACGAAGCCTTCTTGTCTAAAAATAAATTCAACAAAGCAACAGCATTAGCCATGTATTTGCCGAATAGTTATGAGTTTTTTTGGAATACTCCGGCCGAACAGTTTAGAGACCGAATGTTGAAAGAATATCATAGATTTTGGAATGAAAACCGAATCTCTAAAGCAAATGCCATTGGATTAACTCCTAATCAGGTGGCTACATTGGCATCCATTGTATATGAAGAATCTAAGCAAGCTTCAGAACAACCCAGAATAGCAGGTGTTTATATGAATAGATTGCGAATTGGGATGCCTTTGCAAGCAGATCCGACCTTGAAATTTGCTGCTTATCAACTGCCTCAATATAAAAATACGGTTATAAAACGTGTTTTAAATATTCATAAAGAGATTGATTCGCCATATAACACCTATAAGCATTTGGGTTTACCACCAGGTCTCATTGCCATGCCCGATATTTCTGCTATTGATGCTGTTTTAAATTATGAAAAACATCAATATTTATATTTTGCTGCCGATGCTAAGCGAGTGGGCTTTCATAAATTTGCTAAAAATCTTGCACAGCACAATGCCAATGCTCGAGAATATCAGCAGTATCTATCGTCTCAAGGCATCAATAAATAG